From the genome of Leptolyngbyaceae cyanobacterium:
TTATTGTAGAGACGTTCCATCAAACGTCTCTACAATAAATGGTTTTCGTACTCCACAAGTAAATTCAACCGATTGTAGCTAACAATACTCAACCGTTATTCCACCACAACTCGCCATTCATAAAGCTGGTATTTAACGCAACCATTTTTCACTAGAGGGTCTTCATCCACAATTTTTCGGGCTTCTTCCATCGAATTTGCCAAAAAAATCATCATTCCGCCGCCCATCCTCGCCCAATATCCCGTCCGCGCTTGATGCCCTTTAGTAATTAAATCTTGCACGTAAACTTTATGGGCTGGTACGTATCGATCGAAAGTTATTTTATCAACAATCCCTTCTTCGATTTTCACAAACCAAGGCATTTCAATCGATCCTTTTCGTGTTAATATTCCCTGTGTGGTATTGAAGAACTGAAAACGCTTTTGGATAAATCAAAAAGCCTGTTTTTTATCGCTTTGCTGCCGCCTGTAGAATTTCAGAAGCAGGTCACTGAAATTAAGCAATGCTTTGCAGATAAGTATGCTAGCAGCCACGCCCTCAAATCTCCACCTCATGTCACTCTCCAACCACCCTTTGAGTGGTCGCTCGACTCGGTTGCAGTATTAGAACAATCTTTGAGTAGTTTTGCCAGCAAGCAAACAACGATACCGATTACCTTATCAGGATTTGGGGCTTTCGTGCCGAGAGTTATCTATATCAATGTTATCAAGTCACCAGAACTTTTAAGCTTACAAAAAGCGTTGATGGATAAGATGGAGACCGGATTAGGTATTGTCGATCCGATGTCAAAACAACGCCCCTTCGCTCCTCACATGACGATCGCTTTTAAAGACTTGACAAAGCAAAATTTCCGTGCAGCATGGCCGGAATTTCAACATCGCCCTTTGCAATTTGAGTTTAGCGCTACTCATCTGACATTGTTGATTCACCAAAACAAGCGCTGGAATATTCATGGGGAATATCAATTGTTATCAAACGTAGAATGAAGATTAATTAAATTACTTACCATAAAGTAAATGATTAGGAAATTTTTAGCAATCGCACTAATTACTACTCCGATCGCGATCTGTTTTCCAGGGTTATTTGCTGCTGCTAACCAATTTTTCTACTCGCCCGATCTGGTTAAAATTGCTCGAAATAACGGTCTGAGTTCTCCCAGTATCACGGTTTGCAACCTTTCGGGAAAATGTCTCAACTATCGAGGAAATAGTTATCCGCAAAGTGCCGCCAGTTTAATTAAAGTACCGATCGCGATCGCGCTTTTACAAAAACTATCTGAAAAAAAGATCAGCCTTAGCACTCCTACCTATATTCATCCCAATAACTATACAGAAGAAGACTATTCAGATATCAAAGTCGGAAAATCTTATCCTTGGCGTTATTTGCTAACTCAATTGATCGCCTATAGCAGTAACATTGCGGCCAACCAAATAATCGATTATTTGGGTTGGAATTATATCAATCGAGTATTAGCCAATTTAGGTTATCCCAACACTCGCGTCGCTTATAAATTTACAGGTGAAGTTACTGCACCGAGGAGAAATCAAGGCTGGGCTTCTAACCGAATTACCACCAATGAGTTAACCGCGATGATGATGAAAATTTATAATCGTCAACGTCCGGAATATAGCACGCTGGTAAGTATTTTCAGCCGTCAGGCAGACCGAGATTTAGGATGGCAAGCTTTACAAGGTTCTACCAGTCGTTGGTTAGGAGAAAAAACCGGAGAAAATAGCCGCGTCAGAGGTACTACATTAGCAGTAGAAATAAAAAATAAAATCTATTTAATTACTGTTACTGAAAATAATGGAAAAAAGGAACAGCAAATTCGACGCTGTATTCGTGAAATTGTTAGTTATATTGCCAAAAATAATGGCATTTAGAGCCAGAATTCATAATTTAGAATCGTTTTCTCTTCTGAATTCTGACTCTTGAATTATGGCTCCTTAAACGGGTTTTTGGATAATCTTTTCGGCTACTCTTCGTTTAGCTCTGGGGTCAATTCCAATTAAACGCACGTATTCTCCCGTGTAGTCATTTAAGCAGGATTCTAGAGTTGCGATCGCTTCCGAAGCCTCATTTGTCTGAATAGGGGCGCAACTTTGCCAAGATTGAGTGCGGAAACGCCGTTCATCAGCGTGTTCTACTCCGATGCGGTATCCTTGGGAGAGCAACTGGCGTACCTGTTCTTGAGTTTCTGGGCTTAGTTGAGAATTTTTGACCTGACCGTTACTGCTACCAGAATAATTAACTTTATAAGTTGGTTCGACTTTGGTTGAATTATTTACC
Proteins encoded in this window:
- a CDS encoding 2'-5' RNA ligase family protein, which translates into the protein MDKSKSLFFIALLPPVEFQKQVTEIKQCFADKYASSHALKSPPHVTLQPPFEWSLDSVAVLEQSLSSFASKQTTIPITLSGFGAFVPRVIYINVIKSPELLSLQKALMDKMETGLGIVDPMSKQRPFAPHMTIAFKDLTKQNFRAAWPEFQHRPLQFEFSATHLTLLIHQNKRWNIHGEYQLLSNVE
- a CDS encoding serine hydrolase, with translation MIRKFLAIALITTPIAICFPGLFAAANQFFYSPDLVKIARNNGLSSPSITVCNLSGKCLNYRGNSYPQSAASLIKVPIAIALLQKLSEKKISLSTPTYIHPNNYTEEDYSDIKVGKSYPWRYLLTQLIAYSSNIAANQIIDYLGWNYINRVLANLGYPNTRVAYKFTGEVTAPRRNQGWASNRITTNELTAMMMKIYNRQRPEYSTLVSIFSRQADRDLGWQALQGSTSRWLGEKTGENSRVRGTTLAVEIKNKIYLITVTENNGKKEQQIRRCIREIVSYIAKNNGI
- a CDS encoding YciI family protein, whose translation is MPWFVKIEEGIVDKITFDRYVPAHKVYVQDLITKGHQARTGYWARMGGGMMIFLANSMEEARKIVDEDPLVKNGCVKYQLYEWRVVVE